A window from Cinclus cinclus chromosome 4, bCinCin1.1, whole genome shotgun sequence encodes these proteins:
- the KCNA5 gene encoding potassium voltage-gated channel subfamily A member 5: MEIALVTLENGGTTAIAGGDDAAAAGGRARWRGNLLHLAGSPQLSDGKESSPPPPPPPPAGDEQRERPPPGPRAGGGGGGPEERPAEPRAAPAPPPPRPPPRAPRPAAEMGPPEEGGHRRGMAMAAAGDDEEEAAAAAAANPGAMHHQRVLINISGLRFETQLGTLNQFPDTLLGDPDKRIRYFDPLRNEYFFDRNRPSFDGILYFYQSGGKLRRPVNVSIDVFADEIRFYQLGEEAMERFREDEGFIKEEEKPLPRNEFQRQVWLIFEYPESSSSARAIAIVSVLVILISIITFCLETLPEFRDEREMPVPLPPQGGGLNGTPGDSPPMQPPSSLADPFFIIETTCVIWFTFELLVRFFACPSKPEFSRNIMNIIDIVAIIPYFITLGTELAHEQQQPGAGSSNGGGGQQQAMSLAILRVIRLVRVFRIFKLSRHSKGLQILGQTLKASMRELGLLIFFLFIGVILFSSAVYFAEADDPESHFSSIPDAFWWAVVTMTTVGYGDMRPVTVGGKIVGSLCAIAGVLTIALPVPVIVSNFNYFYHRETDHEEQAILKDEHSSAQGSTSGGEVKRRPSKNSLNKSVVHLENSEEFNSGTSGSLEKANIKAKSNVDLRKSLYALCLDTNRETDL; encoded by the coding sequence ATGGAGATCGCGCTGGTGACTCTGGAGAACGGCGGCACCACGGCCATCGCGGGCGGCGACGATGCCGCGGCCGCGGGCGGCCGGGCGCGCTGGCGGGGCAACTTGCTGCACCTCGCCGGCTCGCCGCAGCTGAGCGACGGCAAGGAGagctccccgccgccgccgccgccgccgcccgcgggGGACGAGCAGCGGGAACGGCCCCCGCCGGGTCCCCGGGCAGGaggcggcgggggcggccccgAGGAGCGGCCGGCGGAGCCCCGAGCggcccccgcgccgccgccgccgcggccgccgccccgcgccccgcGCCCCGCCGCGGAGATGGGGCCCCCCGAGGAAGGGGGACACCGCCGGGGCATGGccatggcggcggcgggcgACGAcgaggaggaggcggcggcggcggccgcggccaACCCGGGCGCCATGCATCACCAGCGGGTGCTGATCAACATCTCGGGGCTGCGCTTCGAGACGCAGCTGGGCACCCTCAACCAGTTCCCCGACACGCTGCTGGGGGACCCCGACAAGCGCATTCGCTACTTCGACCCGCTCCGCAACGAGTACTTCTTCGACCGCAACCGGCCCAGCTTCGACGGCATCCTCTACTTCTACCAGTCCGGGGGCAAGCTCCGCCGGCCCGTCAACGTCTCCATCGACGTCTTCGCCGACGAGATCCGCTTCTACCAGCTGGGTGAGGAGGCCATGGAGCGCTTCCGGGAGGACGAGGGCTTCATcaaagaggaggagaagccCCTGCCCCGCAATGAGTTCCAGCGCCAGGTCTGGCTCATCTTTGAGTATCCCGagagctccagctcagcccGGGCCATCGCCATCGTCTCCGTGCTGGTCATCCTCATCTCCATCATCACCTTCTGCCTGGAGACCCTGCCTGAGTTCAGGGACGAGAGGGAGATGCCCGTACCCCTGCCCCCACAAGGTGGAGGTTTGAATGGCACGCCCGGGGACTCCCCACCCATGCAGCCTCCCAGTAGCCTGGCTGACCCCTTCTTCATCATCGAGACCACCTGTGTGATCTGGTTCACTTTCGAGCTCCTCGTGCGCTTCTTCGCCTGCCCCAGCAAGCCCGAGTTCTCCCGTAACATCATGAACATCATCGACATCGTGGCCATCATCCCCTACTTCATCACCCTGGGGACCGAGCTGGCccatgagcagcagcagcccgggGCTGGCAGTAGCAATGGGGGTGGGGGCCAGCAGCAAGCCATGTCCCTGGCCATCCTCAGAGTCATCCGCCTGGTCAGAGTCTTCAGGATCTTCAAGCTCTCCAGGCACTCCAAGGGGCTGCAGATCTTAGGACAGACTTTGAAAGCCAGcatgagggagctgggcctcctcatcttcttcctcttcatcgGGGTGATCCTCTTCTCCAGCGCTGTCTACTTTGCTGAGGCTGATGACCCCGAGTCTCACTTCTCCAGCATCCCCGATGCTTTCTGGTGGGCAGTGGTAACCATGACTACTGTGGGCTATGGGGACATGAGACCTGTCACTGTGGGGGGCAAAATTGTGGGCTCCTTGTGTGCCATTGCTGGTGTGCTCACCAttgccctgcctgtccctgtcaTCGTGTCCAACTTCAACTACTTCTACCACCGAGAGACTGACCACGAAGAGCAGGCTATCCTCAAAGATGAACACAGTagtgcccagggcagcacttcGGGGGGAGAAGTGAAGAGAAGACCCAGTAAAAACTCTCTGAACAAATCTGTTGTGCACTTGGAAAACAGTGAGGAGTTCAACAGTGGCACCAGTGGCTCCTTAGAGAAAGCCAATATCAAAGCAAAAAGTAATGTAGATCTCAGAAAATCCCTCTATGCCCTCTGTCTGG